The Fusarium falciforme chromosome 10, complete sequence DNA segment CCATGCCTCGTTTCTTTCATTGGTTGTATGCCGAGACGGAAAGTGAGGCGGATCCTTGTGTGATTTACGACTTGGCTCTATTCCGTGCTTGGAATCACAACAAATTCACAGTCAATGTTCCAGAGCCTTCTCAGATAATCTCGTTTCCGCCAGGGATGCGAACGAGTTTGCCAATTGTTTGCCCATGCTCTCCTAGGCCGGGGTCTCCATGAATCCCGAGATACCTGGTTAGCAGCAGCCGCCTGAGCGTACAACACTTTGTAAGTCGCCAACATCAACGAAGCGTGAGATCCCTGACATGATATCCTCGAGAGCCAAAGCATCTCAAGTGGTGAGTATGTATGAGTCGTGAAGTGCGTTCTACATGATCCCTATGACCTTTTATACAGGTATATACTACACTCTATCCCACCTTTTCACTTCTCCAACACACCCCCAACCTGTCTATACTTCCTATCCGCATACGCAAGTCCAaactcctcctctccctccaccCTCACCATCTCCACAACCTCTCCGACCACAATCACATGGTCCCTCACCCTCACGAGCCCACTCTCAGGTGCGTCCCGCAATACCCGGCACCGCAGGGCAAACATGACCCCTTCGCCCTTTAACACCGGAGCCTCCTTTCCGGGTTCACCATCGGGGTAGCTGTACCCAAGGCCTTCCAGATCCTCTAGTACATGGCCGCCCACATTGCCCTTTGTAAAGTGATTCGCCACCCTTGCGCCGCATTCATCTCCAGCTAGGACATGGACGTTGAACCCACCGCTCGCACGTATAGCATCCAGCGTCCGGCTCGGCGTCGCAATGTTGAACGTCACTAGCGGCGTAGGCGAGAGCGTGAGAGATGTGAAAGACGACATGGTCATGGCGCGGGGCCCGTCGCCAGGCTGGTTCGAGGTGCAAACAACCACGCTATGAGGTAGGAGACGCATGATGGAGCGGAGTTGTTCGGGGAGGGGAGTCGCGGTGGTCGGATGAACGGTCGGGGGTTTCGAGGGAGAGGAGTGCCATGGTTTTGACGTGGCAGATGTGTGATTGCTTCTTATTGAGTTGTCTAAGCCCACCATATATCAGCTCAAGTCCTAGGTTCCGGTTGGAGGGGCACTCACGATGTTGAGTCTGACCTGGTCTTGTTAAAGGCCATTGTAACTGAGGAAACCCCAAAGATAATGTCATAGGCCTTCCACAGTCATGACATATCGCCCTTCCACTCCCGCAACCTTGTAAAGCTCGCAAAGAGCTCATCCCTCTTGTCCCTCCCCTCGCTGTGACGAAAGCCGTCGCGGCGCCATTGCGCAGCGCCCGAGAGCCCTTCATTTCCCACCACAGCGCATTATCTACCAGAAACTCTTCTCTAGTCTTTCTctagaaaaaaaagacctcTGGTCTGGAAAAGGTCGTCGATCGAGGGAATTGCCTATCTCGATTCGTAGTTGAAGCTCGTTCCCCGAAAATGACGGAGGGAcctttaattttcttatcgataagaaGACACACCCCTGCATCCCACCctccaatccatccatcggccTCACGCCCCAAATTTTACCCGGTCCATCGACGACGAACGACTTCAACCACCACCCGCCGAGACAAAGTCGACGACAACCTCCCCTGCCGCCCAGGGCCTCCaattcctcttcctcggcctcgacaacGCTCCCTCGTCGCAGCGCCTCCTTCACAATGGCCAAGCTCCCAGTCACGCCGGCGACTCTCTCGCCCATCCGCACAAccctctcatcatcaaccccatcaccaacacgcTTCTCTCTCGGCCAAGTCCGTCATGCCACCTTTATCCCCCGTCCTCGCCGACCATACACCTTCACCCAGCTCGTCACCCTCTCCGATGGCTCCGCCTACACCATGCGCACCACCTCTCCCCTCCCAATCTACCGAGCCGCAAAGGATACCCGAAACACACTCCTGTGGCAGCCCTCCGAAAAGTCTCTTAAGAACGTCGAGCTGGATGAGGCCGGTAAGCTGGCTGCTTTCCGAGAGCGCTTCGGTCGCGCATACGACAGTGGTACTGGCGAGGGCGACGAGGCGGATGCAGATGCCGGTTATGCGGATCTTATCACAGGGTATGCGCCAGCGCAAGATGCTGGAGCCATGAAGGACTCTGGgcccaagaagcaggccaagaagagaaagtAAACGACGGGTTGGTGTGGCCATTGGATAGCCGAGGCCATTGCCCACACCTTGATATCATGCCCAGTTCCAACATAAGGGGTATAAATGTGTCATGTCTAAACTACTACTGGCAAGATCCGAGCATTGCGGAGCATGAGGTGGATGGGGAGGTTCGATATGTACAACAGTGTTAGGCCTCGAGGCTTGTATGATATAAAAACACGGTCTCCAGTTCCCGGAAGTGGTCAATAGTCAAACAGTCCCCACGGATTTGAGtccctctccatctccataaCTCGAGATCCCCCGTTTCGCTATAAAATGTAATAATGGTAGAGGGAGCTAGACCAATCGGCTCGGAGAACCTAGTCCGAATCCTCGTCTATCCTGGCTCGGGCGCGATCAACTGCGGTATCACCCGActtttgctgttgctgctgctgcggctggTATACAGGGGGTCTGTAGAATGCcgagtcgtcgtcttcagcGTCCAGTTGCATAAGGAACGTCTCCCACTTCTCAATGAGCTGCGTCGTGTTAGCAATCGACTCCATGAGTGGACATGGTCAGTAACTCACCTCCTTCTGCGCCTCAACCGCACTCTCCAGGAATGTCTCAACCCCGCTCTTGAAATCCTCCACCTTCTCTCGTTCGAACCGGTCAAGCTCGCTCCTCATCAATCGGCCCATATCCTCAAAGAGGAGTCGAGCTTGGTGGACCTTTCGCTCCGACTCTCCAACCTCAGCTCCCATCTGGTTGAGCCGGTCCTGCTGACTCTTTCCTTGTCTGAGGAGCTTGTCCTGCGTAGACTTCTTCTTTTGCAGCTCTGATTCAGCCGCATGCCATGAGTAGAATGCCTTTTGTCGCTGTCCAAACGCCTGCTTAACCGAGCCAATAAGGCGGATGTACTCCTCGATAATAATACCAAAAGTTAGGACGTCCTGCTGGGCCTGTCGATCATACACGTCGCGGATGGTAAGTTGGAGTTCGGAGAGAGCATCAAGAGGACCTGACAAGGATGGCGACAGCTCTACTGTGGAGAGCGCATGGAGAGAGGCCGAAAAGTCACCAGCAGCTTCAGCCATCATCTTGCGCTGACCGACCATCGTCTCCATGGCCTTTAGGAGACCCTTGAGCTGATTCTCGAGCGCATCAAGGTAGACCTTGCGATCATGGAACCATTCATCTTGCTCCACAAACTTGTTTCCACCGCCGACATTGATACCCAGAGATCCAAACACACCCTTGCTCTCGCTGGGGATAGGTTCTCTTCGCTCCTTGTGCTTCACATCAACATTGAACGCCTCACTCTCAAGGAAGAGCTTCAAATCAGGATCGTGTTGTAGCGTAGCGTGTATCGCGATCTTATTGAGCATCTTCTCGAGTGCAGCTCGACGGCTCTCGACAAAGTTACTGTCGAATCGACCGACGGCCTGCTTCTCGGGAGGGGGCGGCACGACGATACCAGGGTTGTTGCCGTGAAGAGTGTTGTAAAGCCAGAGGAAATCACGGTATCTGCGCTTGACTTCAAACTCGGGCTGCTTGTATCCCTTGGAAGTGGTCTGTTCCACATGTCAGTACATGGCAATCTTGGAACTTGGGAATGCCTTACCTTGGTGCGAACAGAGTAAACAATGTGGGAGCTAGTCAGGTCGCCGACCTTGTGAGGATCTCCCACAGTAATTTGGAACGAGGGCTTTGCGGCCTGCTCAACACTAACACTCGGCTGGGTGCTGGTCCTCACCGCGCTGGGCTGAGCAGCCTCGACAGGCGGGGGCGCCCTAGGTCCCTTTGGTCCATcaaactcctcctcctcgatgtgATGAGGATCCGCAGgtcgtcgctgctgctgctgaggctggggcATAGTAGTACGAATCACCACCTGCTCCTTTTGCGGAGGCACCGGAGGTGCGTCCTGGGCAGGGGCATTGTCGTCGGATGCGGCACCGAGAGGACCGAGGGGATCATCGACAGCTTCAAGACGGGTGGGCTGGGCGACGAGGCGACGCGGACCGCGCGAAGGACGAGGGGCTGACGAGGAAGCGGAGGGAGCTGCCGACGActgcgaggccgaggcttCGGGCTGCGACGCCTGTTGGGAGGCCTGAGACGAGTCGGCCCAGGGTGACTCTTCGACGTCCATTGCTGATAAGTGTGGTCACGAGATCTATAAGTGAAGCTACTCGTGCGATTCGGCGACCGTCGTTGATCAAGTTGGTTGAGAGATGGAGGTGATGCGATGTTGTAGCGCAGAGGAACATGAAAGCTTGGGGAGCATGCGCGAGCGGACGTCAGCGGAGCCGGCCCCACTCACCCCCGTTGAGGTACGTACACATCTTCACCAGGTCCTAGCAGACTCTGTTGAACTTCAAGGCAGCAGTATAATGTGGAAAGATATTATAGTTGTACACGTATTAGCTATTGAGTTTTAGAAATTGCCCCCTAGTGTACATAATCAGTATCCCTCAGCAACATGTCACTGGTTCACTGAAATGGATCTTGGAGCTGCATGTCTCCCCCAGCTCTACCAAccacccatccatctcccctTTTCCTAGCTGCTGGCAATGATCCTTTTCAGCTCATATCTCGCTTGCGTTTCTTTCCATTCTCCGTGGCGGGAGCAACGGTCAGAGTCTCCCGTCCCAATCCTATCCCAAATTGGGCAACAAACTTCTGTCTTTGATGCTGCATCGCCGCAGCTGGGTTATTTCCCTCTGGCTCCTAGCGCTCGGGATCGTAACAGCCCCCGACAATTACCAGATTCATTCGTGTGAACTTGACCTTCATCACCGGCGTCTTCTTGGTAGGGAATGCGCTGATTTGGTCAGGAGTGATCATGAcctccttgctcttcttttTGTGCGTTCCGCCAGTCGTTCCACTTCCTCCAGCCTGTCCAGAGGTTCCTGATGCGATACGGGAAGTGTCGCCGGCTGCATTGCTAGCGTTCGCTCCATCAGTTCCTGTTGCTGCAGCGTCATGTCCAGTCTGCTGCGAGCTCGCCTTCTGAGGATCGGCCGGCAACTCAACATCCCACAGTCTTACGGTACCATCTTGGCCGCCCGATGCAAGCACATTGGACTCGACACTAAAGCTGAGGGACCAAATTCCTCCCTTTCCATGGCCACGAGATCGCTTGATGCGTGTCCCCTTGGCAATGTCCCAGAAGAAAATGTTGCCAGCACAGTCAGCGCTCGCCAGAATCTTGCCGTTTGGTGCGCATTCAAGAGCAGTGATGTAGTCGTTGTGGCCGGTCAGGACACGGACACAGGCTCCAGTCACCACAGACCACATTCTAATTGACTTGTCTGTTTCATCTGATGCCGAGAATACGTAAAGGCCGTTGGGGTGCCAGGCAAGCGCCGAGATGGATGTGTCATGCCCAACCAGCAGTCGCTGTGGTGAGGCGTGATCCTGCATCCAAACTCTAACAGCCTTGTCGTAACCACCGCTGACAAAGTAGTGCCCTTGGGGACTCCAAAGTGTTCTGAATGCGGGGCCATCGTGGGACTTGTAGAGACACAAGCAGCTCCATGACTCCAAAGACCAGAGACGGATCTGGCCATCGGCAGATGCTGAGAGCAACAGCTTGGGCCTGGTGTCAATAGCTGGATTCGACTTTCCTTCGTCGCCAAAGAGCTTCTGAGGGGGACCGGAGGCGGCATCTGAGAAGGAGACGTCGTAAACGGGGCCAGAATGCCCAATCAGCTTGCGGCTGTTGAACTTGGCGTCCTTCTCGTGGGCATTCATGGTCGGAAGAGCCTTGCCATCCAGAGACCAAACTCGGATGTACGAGTCAGTCGTTCCAGCGGCCACCATTTGCCCGTCATTAGAAAAGTCCATACACGCAACACTGTCAATAGTCAGTATCGGCCATGGCGGAATAGTGACGGACCAAGAACTTACCTGCCAAGCGTGTTGTGAAAGGTGAACATGCACGCGCTCACAGGCAATCCCACGCCTCCCGTTTGTCCATCAATCTTGAACCGGTCGCGATTCTCTCGCACCTTCTGCATCTCCAACATGATGTCTCGGGGTCGGGACGGGGGTAGAGGTAGATCGGCTCTGTTGGGTGCATCGGCGCTCTCTTCGCGCTTGATCCTTTGGTCGAATTCCTCCAACAAGGTAGGTCTGCCTGGAACTGGTGGGTTTCGTCgctcctcgtcttcaagTTCAGCACGCACGTCGTCACGAAGGTCTGGGTCCATAGGCAGCGGTCCAAGCTTCAGAGGTGCAGTTGGGTCCAGCACATCCTTGTTGGACAAGCCAATGTTGACGCCAGGAATACCCTCATTAGTGTCAAcgtcctccatctccatatTCCTTGATCTCCGGTAAACTGCTTCGAAACTGAATGGCGTTATCGGTCCTCGGGCCGTGGAGTCAACCTGGCAGTAGGATGCAAGGAGTTGTCTAATCACGGAACCACCTTGATCGGATTCGCGCTCGAGGAAGTTGAAAAGATCCCCGCTGGCATGCTGGTTTAGAGGGATTCGGTACTTGTTCTCCCGATAGAGCTTGGTCATGGGGTTCTCATTGACATGCTGAGGTAGTGTAACGGTCGCAAATGTCTTGAGGTCATCTGCGTGAACAGGTTGAAAATGAGGACCAACTTCTCGGAGGAAAGTCTTGGCATCCTCGGTGTAGGAATTGCTGACGAGCTCCAGGAAGGAGTAGACAAAGACTGGCCAGAGAAGTTTTGACAATTCAAACTGGAGCTGTCAGTGACTAAGAAGTGAAAGGTGGAGAATGATGTTACCTTGTAAATGTCCAGGTTGTTCTCAACCCATTCCCGCAGAAGGTTGAATGCTCTCTGGTACTTCTTTGGGCCGAGGTTGGCAAGCTGGTAGATGGGCTTACCATCTGGGCCCAGATGCTTGGATTCCTGACGAAACACCTCCTCGGTCCTGTTGAAGCCCCTCTTGAGCAAATAGTCTGTGACCTATACATCATCATCTGTCAGCCTGGGACCCAGCTTGTGGTACATGAGCAAGAGAGCGGGCCGTGTGCTCAATAAAAGAATAACATGAGCCAGAAGGGAGTAGATCCGGATTGCCTTCCCGAGTTTGATGCCTGTGCAGAATATCCTTTTCGACTCTTGCATCGATGCTCTCATGATCAACCCAGAATCGCGCCAAAGTACCGTTGCGGTTGACGGCCCAATGAGAGTCCCAGTGACAGGACAATCACTCCTGTCCCTCCCGTCATGGTCAAGGATGTGCGGCGGTGAAGTATATCGAGGTGGCGATAGCCCAAACATGATGCAGGACAACCCAAATCCAAATCCAAGGCACATAAACAAACATGGACTTACTATTTGGTTGAGGTTCTGATTGGACATGGCTCCTCCAGTGGTGCCAGTTTGCCCTGTTGTGCCGGTTGTTGTGTGAGCCGGGGCGGGAGTCGTCGGCGCAGGCCCTTGATATGCGCCGGGCGCAGGCGCACCGGGAGTTTGAGCAGGCGCAGACATGCTGTTTGTCGCGCAAGATAATGAAGATCAGAGGAGAATAAGAACTGTATGCCCGCAGACTGGGGCTCTCTAGAACTGGTGAATTCTCTAGAGATGGCTCATCTCATAAGAGGATGAGGTGCGGGTTGGAGTTGTGACCCTGGCCCCACGGCGTCCAACAGGATGCGATGAAGGCGGAACCAGGAGCAAGTCGTCGATTTTGATGCAGAGAAGGCGGAGAATGAAGATTCGAAGCTCCCTTTAGTAAAGGATTGAAGAATAGATGATAGAAGATGCGCGCAGGCAGCGTTGATGAAGAGCCGAGTTTGAGGTGATGCTTCGAGGATGAAGGTGAACACGGAAGGCAGGCTGAAGCGCGACGGAGAAGCGCGAAGCGCATTGACCCGAGGATTAAGCGAAGGAGAGGCTCACCCCAGTAAGCTTAACAGTCACAACTCAACTCCCTCAACAATTTCCTACAAATAGGAACTTTAAATATGATATCCGATCTTGAAGAGGAAATTTCTCAGATTTGGAAATTTCGCCTAATTCTTCACTGctcttaattacctattcCAGCCATCTTGAACAGTCTGCAGTCATCGTGAGGAAGCGCACAGACCACGGTACGTACCACCGAGCCTGCGAGCTCTCTCTCGCGTGTGCGAGACCTCCACCTCAAGTTGACCATCAAAAACTGACGGGACGAAATACATCAGCGCCTGCGCATGATTAGATGTGACCTCTTCTTGGCTTATCATTACATATCCATTAAGCCTTTTACGGTCACAGCCACTTTCGCTGGATAAACGCTCACCTACGTCGCGGGAATTAGATCAACAGAACAAACTCCCACCTTCATACCCCAGCATCGCCTTGCACCACGGTCTAGGCCAGCGCCAAACGTCAAAGAAGATCATTTAACAATATGGCTTCACCGGCAGATATTGTTATGGGTGATTCCGGGGAGTCCAGCACACAAAAGCCATTCACCGTCGAAGAAAACATCAAGCAACTCAACGCCATCGACCAAAGCGCCGTGCAACTCATGAGCCACACGGCTACTGCTCTCAATGCCCTCACAACACCCTCCTCTAGCGACGGCGCCCCGAACACAGACCCTTCAGGCGAAGCGGTCAAGCCATCATTGAACCCCCCAGCACAAAAGGAGGCCTTCCGTTCTGCCACCGACTCTTTTCTCACGACGCTGCACGCCATCGATGTCAAGATGAAGCGCCAAATCTTTGCTCTGGAGGAGGCGGGCATCGTCAACCTGGCCAATCCCCAGCGTCAGGAGCCCAATGGACCACCTAAGGCGTCGCTCAAGCCTAATGGAACCGGAGCTGTGGGCAACTTGGACGTGGGCTGGCTGAACAGTCGAGGCACGAGGGTGGAGAGGGATATGGAGTCGGAGCTTTGGGCTAGGGCGAAGGAGGTCTTGCAAAAGGAGGTGGCGAAGGATAATTAACTGGTGAAAGGTAGGCTCAACTGGGTTTGCTCCATGTCTGATGTTTCTTGTTGTTTGGCGTTAGGGTGGGATCTACAGCATTCACGTTGGAGTGAGGGTCATGACATCGGGCACCATTTGATAGAGGCTCAAGGCAACCAAT contains these protein-coding regions:
- a CDS encoding Flavin-Reduct domain-containing protein, with the translated sequence MKGSRALRNGAATAFVTARGGTRGMSSLRALQGCGSGRAICHDCGRPMTLSLGFPQLQWPLTRPGQTQHHNSIRSNHTSATSKPWHSSPSKPPTVHPTTATPLPEQLRSIMRLLPHSVVVCTSNQPGDGPRAMTMSSFTSLTLSPTPLVTFNIATPSRTLDAIRASGGFNVHVLAGDECGARVANHFTKGNVGGHVLEDLEGLGYSYPDGEPGKEAPVLKGEGVMFALRCRVLRDAPESGLVRVRDHVIVVGEVVEMVRVEGEEEFGLAYADRKYRQVGGVLEK
- a CDS encoding Mediator of RNA polymerase II transcription subunit 11, producing MASPADIVMGDSGESSTQKPFTVEENIKQLNAIDQSAVQLMSHTATALNALTTPSSSDGAPNTDPSGEAVKPSLNPPAQKEAFRSATDSFLTTLHAIDVKMKRQIFALEEAGIVNLANPQRQEPNGPPKASLKPNGTGAVGNLDVGWLNSRGTRVERDMESELWARAKEVLQKEVAKDN
- a CDS encoding LisH domain-containing protein, with protein sequence MSAPAQTPGAPAPGAYQGPAPTTPAPAHTTTGTTGQTGTTGGAMSNQNLNQIVTDYLLKRGFNRTEEVFRQESKHLGPDGKPIYQLANLGPKKYQRAFNLLREWVENNLDIYKFELSKLLWPVFVYSFLELVSNSYTEDAKTFLREVGPHFQPVHADDLKTFATVTLPQHVNENPMTKLYRENKYRIPLNQHASGDLFNFLERESDQGGSVIRQLLASYCQVDSTARGPITPFSFEAVYRRSRNMEMEDVDTNEGIPGVNIGLSNKDVLDPTAPLKLGPLPMDPDLRDDVRAELEDEERRNPPVPGRPTLLEEFDQRIKREESADAPNRADLPLPPSRPRDIMLEMQKVRENRDRFKIDGQTGGVGLPVSACMFTFHNTLGSVACMDFSNDGQMVAAGTTDSYIRVWSLDGKALPTMNAHEKDAKFNSRKLIGHSGPVYDVSFSDAASGPPQKLFGDEGKSNPAIDTRPKLLLSASADGQIRLWSLESWSCLCLYKSHDGPAFRTLWSPQGHYFVSGGYDKAVRVWMQDHASPQRLLVGHDTSISALAWHPNGLYVFSASDETDKSIRMWSVVTGACVRVLTGHNDYITALECAPNGKILASADCAGNIFFWDIAKGTRIKRSRGHGKGGIWSLSFSVESNVLASGGQDGTVRLWDVELPADPQKASSQQTGHDAAATGTDGANASNAAGDTSRIASGTSGQAGGSGTTGGTHKKKSKEVMITPDQISAFPTKKTPVMKVKFTRMNLVIVGGCYDPER
- a CDS encoding PX domain-containing protein; the encoded protein is MDVEESPWADSSQASQQASQPEASASQSSAAPSASSSAPRPSRGPRRLVAQPTRLEAVDDPLGPLGAASDDNAPAQDAPPVPPQKEQVVIRTTMPQPQQQQRRPADPHHIEEEEFDGPKGPRAPPPVEAAQPSAVRTSTQPSVSVEQAAKPSFQITVGDPHKVGDLTSSHIVYSVRTKTTSKGYKQPEFEVKRRYRDFLWLYNTLHGNNPGIVVPPPPEKQAVGRFDSNFVESRRAALEKMLNKIAIHATLQHDPDLKLFLESEAFNVDVKHKERREPIPSESKGVFGSLGINVGGGNKFVEQDEWFHDRKVYLDALENQLKGLLKAMETMVGQRKMMAEAAGDFSASLHALSTVELSPSLSGPLDALSELQLTIRDVYDRQAQQDVLTFGIIIEEYIRLIGSVKQAFGQRQKAFYSWHAAESELQKKKSTQDKLLRQGKSQQDRLNQMGAEVGESERKVHQARLLFEDMGRLMRSELDRFEREKVEDFKSGVETFLESAVEAQKELIEKWETFLMQLDAEDDDSAFYRPPVYQPQQQQQQKSGDTAVDRARARIDEDSD